The Arachis duranensis cultivar V14167 unplaced genomic scaffold, aradu.V14167.gnm2.J7QH unplaced_Scaffold_88619, whole genome shotgun sequence nucleotide sequence NNNNNNNNNNNNNNNNNNNNNNNNNNNNNNNNNNNNNNNNNNNNNNNNNNNNNNNNNNNNNNNNNNNNNNNNNNNNNNNNNNNNNNNNNNNNNNNNNNNNNNNNNNNNNNNNNNNNNNNNNNNNNNNNNNNNNNNNNNNNNNNNNNNNNNNNNNNNNNNNNNNNNNNNNNNNNNNNNNNNNNNNNNNNNNNNNNNNNNNNNNNNNNNNNNNNNNNNNNNNNNNNNNNNNNNNNNNNNNNNNNNNNNNNNNNNNNNNNNNNNNNNNNNNNNNNNNNNNNNNNNNNNNNNNNNNNNNNNNNNNNNNNNNNNNNNNNNNNNNNNNNNNNNNNNNNNNNNNNNNNNNNNNNNNNNNNNNNNNNNNNNNNNNNNNNNNNNNNNNNNNNNNNNNNNNNNNNNNNNNNNNNNNNNNNNNNNNNNNNNNNNNNNNNNNNNNNNNNNNNNNNNNNNNNNNNNNNNNNNNNNNNNNNNNNNNNNNNNNNNNNNNNNNNNNNNNNNNNNNNNNNNNNNNNNNNNNNNNNNNNNNNNNNNNNNNNNNNNNNNNNNNNNNNNNNNNNNNNNNNNNNNNNNNNNNNNNNNNNNNNNNNNNNNNNNNNNNNNNNNNNNNNNNNNNNNNNNNNNNNNNNNNNNNNNNNNNNNNNNNNNNNNNNNNNNNNNNNNNNNNNNNNNNNNNNNNNNNNNNNNNNNNNNNNNNNNNNNNNNNNNNNNNNNNNNNNNNNNNNNNNNNNNNNNNNNNNNNNNNNNNNNNNNNNNNNNNNNNNNNNNNNNNNNNNNNNNNNNNNNNNNNNNNNNNNNNNNNNNNNNNNNNNNNNNNNNNNNNNNNNNNNNNNNNNNNNNNNNNNNNNNNNNNNNNNNNNNNNNNNNNNNNNNNNNNNNNNNNNNNNNNNNNNNNNNNNNNNNNNNNNNNNNNNNNNNNNNNNNNNNNNNNNNNNNNNNNNNNNNNNNNNNNNNNNNNNNNNNNNNNNNNNNNNNNNNNNNNNNNNNNNNNNNNNNNNNNNNNNNNNNNNNNNNNNNNNNNNNNNNNNNNNNNNNNNNNNNNNNNNNNNNNNNNNNNNNNNNNNNNNNNNNNNNNNNNNNNNNNNNNNNNNNNNNNNNNNNNNNNNNNNNNNNNNNNNNNNNNNNNNNNNNNNNNNNNNNNNNNNNNNNNNNNNNNNNNNNNNNNNNNNNNNNNNNNNNNNNNNNNNNNNNNNNNNNNNNNNNNNNNNNNNNNNNNNNNNNNNNNNNNNNNNNNNNNNNNNNNNNNNNNNNNNNNNNNNNNNNNNNNNNNNNNNNNNNNNNNNNNNNNNNNNNNNNNNNNNNNNNNNNNNNNNNNNNNNNNNNNNNNNNNNNNNNNNNNNNNNNNNNNNNNNNNNNNNNNNNNNNNNNNNNNNNNNNNNNNNNNNNNNNNNNNNNNNNNNNNNNNNNNNNNNNNNNNNNNNNNNNNNNNNNNNNNNNNNNNNNNNNNNNNNNNNNNNNNNNNNNNNNNNNNNNNNNNNNNNNNNNNNNNNNNNNNNNNNNNNNNNNNNNNNNNNNNNNNNNNNNNNNNNNNNNNNNNNNNNNNNNNNNNNNNNNNNNNNNNNNNNNNNNNNNNNNNNNNNNNNNNNNNNNNNNNNNNNNNNNNNNNNNNNNNNNNNNNNNNNNNNNNNNNNNNNNNNNNNNNNNNNNNNNNNNNNNNNNNNNNNNNNNNNNNNNNNNNNNNNNNNNNNNNNNNNNNNNNNNNNNNNNNNNNNNNNNNNNNNNNNNNNNNNNNNNNNNNNNNNNNNNNNNNNNNNNNNNNNNNNNNNNNNNNNNNNNNNNNNNNNNNNNNNNNNNNNNNNNNNNNNNNNNNNNNNNNNNNNNNNNNNNNNNNNNNNNNNNNNNNNNNNNNNNNNNNNNNNNNNNNNNNNNNNNNNNNNNNNNNNNNNNNNNNNNNNNNNNNNNNNNNNNNNNNNNNNNNNNNNNNNNNNNNNNNNNNNNNNNNNNNNNNNNNNNNNNNNNNNNNNNNNNNNNNNNNNNNNNNNNNNNNNNNNNNNNNNNNNNNNNNNNNNNNNNNNNNNNNNNNNNNNNNNNNNNNNNNNNNNNNNNNNNNNNNNNNNNNNNNNNNNNNNNNNNNNNNNNNNNNNNNNNNNNNNNNNNNNNNNNNNNNNNNNNNNNNNNNNNNNNNNNNNNNNNNNNNNNNNNNNNNNNNNNNNNNNNNNNNNNNNNNNNNNNNNNNNNNNNNNNNNNNNNNNNNNNNNNNNNNNNNNNNNNNNNNNNNNNNNNNNNNNNNNNNNNNNNNNNNNNNNNNNNNNNNNNNNNNNNNNNNNNNNNNNNNNNNNNNNNNNNNNNNNNNNNNNNNNNNNNNNNNNNNNNNNNNNNNNNNNNNNNNNNNNNNNNNNNNNNNNNNNNNNNNNNNNNNNNNNNNNNNNNNNNNNNNNNNNNNNNNNNNNNNNNNNNNNNNNNNNNNNNNNNNNNNNNNNNNNNNNNNNNNNNNNNNNNNNNNNNNNNNNNNNNNNNNNNNNNNNNNNNNNNNNNNNNNNNNNNNNNNNNNNNNNNNNNNNNNNNNNNNNNNNNNNNNNNNNNNNNNNNNNNNNNNNNNNNNNNNNNNNNNNNNNNNNNNNNNNNNNNNNNNNNNNNNNNNNNNNNNNNNNNNNNNNNNNNNNNNNNNNNNNNNNNNNNNNNNNNNNNNNNNNNNNNNNNNNNNNNNNNNNNNNNNNNNNNNNNNNNNNNNNNNNNNNNNNNNNNNNNNNNNNNNNNNNNNNNNNNNNNNNNNNNNNNNNNNNNNNNNNNNNNNNNNNNNNNNNNNNNNNNNNNNNNNNNNNNNNNNNNNNNNNNNNNNNNNNNNNNNNNNNNNNNNNNNNNNNNNNNNNNNNNNNNNNNNNNNNNNNNNNNNNNNNNNNNNNNNNNNNNNNNNNNNNNNNNNNNNNNNNNNNNNNNNNNNNNNNNNNNNNNNNNNNNNNNNNNNNNNNNNNNNNNNNNNNNNNNNNNNNNNNNNNNNNNNNNNNNNNNNNNNNNNNNNNNNNNNNNNNNNNNNNNNNNNNNNNNNNNNNNNNNNNNNNNNNNNNNNNNNNNNNNNNNNNNNNNNNNNNNNNNNNNNNNNNNNNNNNNNNNNNNNNNNNNNNNNNNNNNNNNNNNNNNNNNNNNNNNNNNNNNNNNNNNNNNNNNNNNNNNNNNNNNNNNNNNNNNNNNNNNNNNNNNNNNNNNNNNNNNNNNNNNNNNNNNNNNNNNNNNNNNNNNNNNNNNNNNNNNNNNNNNNNNNNNNNNNNNNNNNNNNNNNNNNNNNNNNNNNNNNNNNNNNNNNNNNNNNNNNNNNNNNNNNNNNNNNNNNNNNNNNNNNNNNNNNNNNNNNNNNNNNNNNNNNNNNNNNNNNNNNNNNNNNNNNNNNNNNNNNNNNNNNNNNNNNNNNNNNNNNNNNNNNNNNNNNNNNNNNNNNNNNNNNNNNNNNNNNNNNNNNNNNNNNNNNNNNNNNNNNNNNNNNNNNNNNNNNNNNNNNNNNNNNNNNNNNNNNNNNNNNNNNNNNNNNNNNNNNNNNNNNNNNNNNNNNNNNNNNNNNNNNNNNNNNNNNNNNNNNNNNNNNNNNNNNNNNNNNNNNNNNNNNNNNNNNNNNNNNNNNNNNNNNNNNNNNNNNNNNNNNNNNNNNNNNNNNNNNNNNNNNNNNNNNNNNNNNNNNNNNNNNNNNNNNNNNNNNNNNNNNNNNNNNNNNNNNNNNNNNNNNNNNNNNNNNNNNNNNNNNNNNNNNNNNNNNNNNNNNNNNNNNNNNNNNNNNNNNNNNNNNNNNNNNNNNNNNNNNNNNNNNNNNNNNNNNNNNNNNNNNNNNNNNNNNNNNNNNNNNNNNNNNNNNNNNNNNNNNNNNNNNNNNNNNNNNNNNNNNNNNNNNNNNNNNNNNNNNNNNNNNNNNNNNNNNNNNNttaattttatatatattatttatattttaatatattcaatttttataattatccatttaaaatatttataacttaAACTACTGATTCAACAATTCCAGAACTTGACACCTAACCAGTAAATTACCATTAATCATTGTCATTACCTTAGTTCCATTTACTTTGGCCAAAACCATTaagagaacaaaagaaagaaacgaAAATGTGGCTTATTATatgcatatatacatatatatataatcatgaCACATGCCTCTTTCATTTATTAACTAGTGACACTTAAGCATGAATCATCACTAATCATCTACATTTTCTCTTCATTCATCACCAAactgaacttgaaaaaaaaaaaagagaccgAGAGTGTTCTTTGAAAGAACGTAACCTCTCATAAGTTCCTTGAAGCGGTTGCATATGAATATTGGAGAAAGGCAATACAAGATAAATTGACAGCTCTAGATCAGAATAAAACTTGGTGTCTCACTGAACTCCCAAAAGACAAGAAGGCTGTGGGTTACAAATGGATTTTTCGGGTAAAATTCAATCCCGATGGCACCATAGAAAGGCACAAAGCGAGGCTAGTTGCAAAAGGATTCACTCAAGTGCAAGGAGTAGATTATGGTGATACTTTTAGTCCAGTTGTCAAAATGACTACCCTACGAGTCATGTTAGCATTAGCAgcggcaaagaaatggcatttGAAACAGCTGGACGTTAACACTGCCTTCCTTCATGGAGATTTGGACAAGAAAGTTTATATGAAGGAAGTTTGGCTGTGTCACAACTATGTTTGGTTTGTAAATTGCAAAAGTCTCTATATGGGCTTAAGCAAGCAAGCAGGCAATGGAACATTAAACTCACTCAGACTCTTGTGGATGCTGGTTATAAGCAGTTTTTTGATGATCATTCACTCTTCATTAAGAAACAATCTCAAAGCTTCACTGCCATTCTAGTATATGTTGATGACTTGGTTTTAACCGGGAATGACATTGGTGAAATCAATTCCATCAAGCAAGATTTGgatgacaaattcaaaataaaggaTCTTGGTGATCTCAAATACTTCTTGGGAATGGAAGTAGCACGCTCTAACTCTGGCAGCGGAAGTACACCATGGACCTTCTCAGAGATTTTGGTTATCTAGATTGCAAACCTCTCTCTACTCCATTTGATTATAGTCAGAAACTTTCAAAGGAATCAGGTACCATTTTAAAAGACAACACTGTTTACAGACAGCTCATCGGCCGACTCCTTTACCTCACAAATACTAGACCCGATATCTCTTATGCTGTGGGACGTTTGAGCCAATTTTTGGACTGTGCAACAACTTCTCACCTACAGGCTGCTTTTTGTGTACTCTGATATTTAAAAGGCCGACCTGCAATtggtctcttcttctcctctacttTTAATCTGCATCTCACTGGATTTGCCGATGCTGACTGGGCTACCTGTGCCGATATCTCTTATGTTGTGGGACGTTTGAGCCACTTTTTGGACTGTGCAACAACTTCTCACCTACAGGCTGCTTTTTGTGTACTCTGATATTTAAAAGGCCGACCTGCAATtggtctcttcttctcctctacttTTAATCTGCATCTCACTGGATTTGCCGATGCTGACTGGGCTACCTGTGCCGATACTCGTCGCTCTATTTCTGGTTATTGCTTCATGCTTGGGAACTCGCTCATTAGCTGGAAGAGTAAAAAGCAAACCACAGTTGCCAAGTCCTCTGCAGAAGCTGAATATAGGTCTCTGTTGCCACTTGTGAAGCTAGTTGGTTATCTTTCTTAATGGATTTCATTGGCTTGCCGCTTCAAAAGTCTATCACTCTATTCTGTGACAACCAGTCAGCCATTCACATTGCCAATAATCCCATTTTTCATGAAAGAACTAAACACATTGAAGTGGACTGCCACATTGTTCGTGAAAAGCATTTGTCTGGTCTCATTCATCTTATGCCAGTTCGTTCCAAGGATCAACTTGCTGATTTTCTTACCAAAGCTCTGCCACCGGGTCCTTTTCTTGCCAATGTTTCCAAGCTAGGATTGTTAGATTTACACAATTCTAGCTTGCGGGAGGgtgttacctagattatttctttatcaataataggtttaccattgtaattattttttagtgagagtacataaaaaaaaaaagtacatagtatataaggtgtaataactcaacaaatattttctaagggggatttttcattctctccaaCAATGAGAAGAAcctatctctctccctctcttaatcccttctgattcatcaaaccatcaacatcacagcttgaacagcttagggcatgagattttcttcaaaaaaatttaatttaattaaaatatttatatctttttcttttatacatTGATGTCacttttattcaagaaaaactgatagaaatttttttttaaatttgcatAGTTTAACCGATTGGTATACTAAAAAGTATAGTTGATTTCTGACATTTTTTTTCAGTTGTTtggtcaaaaaaaatttctctaaAATTTTCGTTATCTTGATTTTATACAGAAgtagaattttaataattttttaccgGTTAAATTTGTCTTGGACAATTAAATTAATGTTGTGATTGATTGTTGATTGGATTTGATtgaatttatgttaaattcttGTGATATATTGATATTTCTGATAAATTTGAGGTTCGTTTGGTTTAACTACAGCCAAGAACCAAATTATTCTGATGAATTCGGGAGTAGGATTATTTTAGAAATCAAGTAAAATTTTGTGTAATTAGAGATCCgagagattaaattaaaagctaTAAAGAATCGGTAACTGTAAAGCTCGAAAACGGATTTAAAGTTATACTTATATTTTCGAATTgattataaaaagatatttttgggTTTAAAGAACTGTATTTGTtactattataatattattaatttgagaATGAAATTGTGTTTTTGATGAAAATTGAGGTtggttttataaataaataagctTAGAGGTATTTTGAGAAAAAAGTAAGTGTTTGGGAATGAatgtgtatttttataaaaattcatagatacttttgtaaatattaataaataaagagctaactaaaaattttctaaaaatgttagattaaaaataaaataattaaaagtttgAGATTAAAATATAACTAGTAAAAAATTAGAAGTAAAGTTTATAAGAGTTAAATCTTTAAAGAAGTTATAAATACTATTTAttacttaaattattttatttgtattactgaaaattattattattgttattaatttattaaaaatattatttagtaaAGATATTATCATTATTGATATTGTTAATGGTAAGAtagaacataataataaaaaaaaagaataccccttttaaaaaatttagagtcaCAAAGCTAACTTAAGAATCTTATGATtcttcttttataaaatatttagtgGATGATGAGAGAATAGTGTGAAAATAGTTTGAACTATTAAAGATAAATAAGTAAAAGacggaagaaaaaaagaagatagatcGACACGTGTGATTATGAGAAGGACACAAGAGGGTGACGATAGTATGGTTATGGTGTCGAAGGATAAATGTTAACAAGCCGTGGACTTTGTATGTGAATGATTTTGCGGGGACGCCCGTAAATATGGAATGACTTCTAAAAAAAGGGGTCACATACTTCAGCTGGAGAATCAGCGCCTTGCAAAAAGTAGAAACTTGTAGAGGTTATGTCGTTGAAATGCCTTATCCGACTTGCGAGTTGGATTGCATCAGGTGCAGGtcgaaaccgacaaatgagctcattacctgcgataggactagacatgcatcatccttgtTGCGTATTTGCATTTTACTAGATAATGTAAAATTGTTTGTGATTGTCTTCTTGTGTTTGTGCATTCCTTAATGGTATTCTGAATTATTGCGACTGGCTATTTCTCTGTGACTCTTGTATATTTAACTGTGAATTAATTGAACTGTGATAATCCTGACTTAACTAACTACCCCATACCCTACTAAGAACCTCCCTAGTTCTTAGCCCTTCCATACTTCTCCATCAGATGGAGATGGGCATCCTGTTCTATGAGATGGATCCTCTCTACATATATGAGGATCCTGTATAACATAATTTTATGTAGTAGCTGTAGAGATTAGGACCCGTATGTACGTTCTGTGCAACCACCCTTTTCGTCATCAGATCAACACTCTGCTCTTTAACCCCGATATGCCTTATGAGTTTCAGTTGCATTGGCTTCATCTTGATACTCTGTTTCACTCGTTCTATGACGGACCTATACCTCATCAGCACCCTGATTCGCCTGAGGATCAGGTGGTCTTTGAGTTTAAGCCTATGGAAGAGCATGTACCAGAGCCTATATGTTGTGTTAAGAGTCGTTGGCATGGAAAAAGAGTCCTTAATCACTGTTGTGTTAAGAGCACGATAATCAATGCAAAAACAGCATGAGCCATCCTTTTTCTTTACCAACAGAACCGATGATGAGAACGAGCTACTGTAACTAGGTCAGATAATGCCCACGGAGAGCATCTCATTCAGAAGCTTTTCAATCTCAAATTATTGACTGTGGGGATAACGATATGGATGAACTTTCGCTAGGGTGGAATTTGGAAGCAACTCGATATGATGATCGTGGTACCGAGGAGGGGCAAATCATGGGGAGGTCAGAACACGTCCTAAAAAGAGACAAGGAGCTGCACCAATTTAGGCTCCATATTGGAGGGTAATTCCAAGGGAGAAGCCGCATTATCAAGACCTGCATCTTGTAATTGAAGAGTATAAATTTCAGCAATACCATGTACTGAATAGAGCCGCTTAAGATGATGGAATTGAGCTTGAACCGTACTAAGTGTCTTCATTCCTTGGAGAGTCACCAATTTGGCCCCATCATAAAAGTGATAAATTTCTCTTTATAGTTAACCAAGTGTGTATCTAGAGTTTTCAACCAACTATCACCCAAGACTAACTCCTCTGAAGCAATAGGTAAGAGAAAAGCTAAGATACATAGGATATGACGACCATGTACTAA carries:
- the LOC110277357 gene encoding uncharacterized mitochondrial protein AtMg00810-like, with translation MLALAAAKKWHLKQLDVNTAFLHGDLDKKSLYGLKQASRQWNIKLTQTLVDAGYKQFFDDHSLFIKKQSQSFTAILVYVDDLVLTGNDIGEINSIKQDLDDKFKIKDLGDLKYFLGMEVARSNSGSGSRPAIGLFFSSTFNLHLTGFADADWATCADTRRSISGYCFMLGNSLISWKSKKQTTVAKSSAEAEYRSLLPLVKLVGYLS